The following proteins are encoded in a genomic region of Paenibacillus sp. FSL H3-0469:
- a CDS encoding SGNH/GDSL hydrolase family protein yields MNRNEEQQESMGSQFKYMVSGDSISKGVVYDETRSKYVILEDNYVSMLQGKLKGAMRNTARFGNTLMKGFGNLKRDVLKEKPDVVLIEYGGNDCDYHWGEIASNPEAEHSPKTDFPAFERMLADMIHFLKNQEITPILMSLPPLNADNYFKWVSGNNPDSEVNIMKFLGSVTKIYWWQERYNSAILKVAESTKTKIIDVRGAFLQQPDYTKFICRDGIHPNRDGHRIIYDKVLEFIRTSEPQLLLEPAAMPGHP; encoded by the coding sequence ATGAACAGAAATGAGGAGCAGCAAGAGTCCATGGGGTCTCAGTTCAAATATATGGTCAGCGGGGACTCTATCTCCAAGGGCGTTGTATATGACGAGACCCGAAGCAAGTATGTCATTCTGGAGGATAACTATGTATCTATGCTTCAGGGCAAGCTCAAGGGAGCTATGCGCAATACTGCCAGATTCGGCAATACGCTGATGAAGGGCTTCGGCAATCTGAAGCGGGATGTCCTGAAGGAGAAGCCCGATGTGGTGCTGATTGAATACGGCGGCAATGACTGCGACTACCATTGGGGAGAGATTGCGAGCAACCCTGAGGCTGAGCATAGTCCCAAGACGGATTTTCCGGCCTTCGAGCGGATGCTGGCTGATATGATTCATTTCCTGAAGAACCAGGAGATCACGCCAATCCTGATGAGTCTGCCTCCGCTGAATGCGGACAACTACTTCAAGTGGGTCAGCGGCAACAATCCCGATTCCGAAGTGAACATTATGAAATTCCTCGGCAGCGTCACCAAGATCTACTGGTGGCAGGAGCGTTACAACTCCGCGATCCTCAAGGTCGCCGAGAGCACCAAGACGAAGATTATCGATGTCCGGGGCGCCTTCCTGCAGCAGCCGGATTACACCAAGTTCATCTGCCGGGATGGCATCCACCCTAACCGGGACGGCCACCGGATTATCTACGACAAGGTGCTGGAATTCATCCGCACGAGCGAACCTCAGCTCCTGCTGGAGCCGGCGGCAATGCCTGGACATCCTTAG
- a CDS encoding glycosyltransferase family 4 protein, translating to MRFTFPILTLCHGGAQRMLVELTNGLTARGHQVVIVMPLGGDVSYDVHSTLLITDYTLLRESDFPVSDIIVSNFYTTVPVSQAASLNGKGMHIRLSLCYEPLFLPENEVSFPSYNITDKLIVLSKWQQELIRLGHGISGSIVPVGISASFRNMNIRKELQEPLNITAILRKVENGFSWHREQDYLVNQLDIVKQHFPWVNINFISPPDECFSSESLRRMMDSGKYRFFTPLNDEELCYHYNGADIFVSSSIFDTGSLPGLEAMRCGAALVSVYSGGNLEYARHEENCLLSYRYENRLAADVMRLIQDSVLRSRLAARGEADSKSWTWENSVKTLERTAAAFLSGNGAGKARVGRPFAENG from the coding sequence ATGCGGTTCACTTTCCCCATTCTTACCTTATGCCATGGCGGGGCGCAACGCATGCTCGTGGAGCTTACGAACGGTCTTACGGCCCGGGGCCACCAGGTTGTAATTGTCATGCCGCTGGGAGGGGATGTTTCCTATGACGTCCATTCCACTCTGCTGATTACCGACTACACACTGCTTCGTGAATCCGATTTCCCGGTCAGCGATATCATCGTCTCCAACTTCTACACTACGGTTCCTGTCTCACAGGCAGCCAGCTTGAACGGCAAGGGCATGCATATCCGCCTCTCTCTGTGTTATGAACCGCTGTTTCTGCCAGAGAACGAGGTCTCCTTCCCCTCCTATAACATTACCGATAAGCTGATTGTCCTCTCGAAATGGCAGCAGGAGTTGATTAGACTGGGCCACGGAATCAGCGGAAGCATTGTGCCGGTAGGGATCAGCGCTTCATTCCGAAACATGAATATCCGCAAGGAGCTTCAGGAGCCGCTGAACATAACAGCGATCCTGCGCAAGGTGGAGAACGGGTTCTCCTGGCACCGCGAGCAGGATTATCTGGTGAATCAGCTGGATATCGTGAAGCAGCATTTCCCGTGGGTCAATATCAATTTCATCAGTCCGCCGGATGAATGCTTCAGTTCCGAATCCCTGAGAAGAATGATGGACAGCGGCAAATACCGCTTCTTCACCCCGCTCAATGACGAGGAGCTATGCTATCACTATAACGGTGCTGATATTTTTGTCAGCTCTAGTATTTTTGACACCGGTTCATTGCCAGGACTTGAAGCGATGCGCTGCGGGGCTGCGTTAGTCTCGGTCTATTCGGGAGGAAATCTGGAGTATGCCCGCCATGAGGAGAATTGCCTGTTGTCCTACCGGTATGAGAACCGGCTTGCGGCGGATGTGATGCGGCTTATTCAAGATTCCGTACTCCGGAGCCGGCTCGCCGCGCGCGGTGAGGCCGATTCAAAATCATGGACCTGGGAGAACAGTGTTAAAACCCTGGAGCGGACGGCTGCCGCCTTTTTAAGCGGGAACGGTGCGGGAAAAGCGCGCGTTGGCCGCCCTTTTGCAGAGAACGGGTAG
- a CDS encoding sugar phosphate isomerase/epimerase, giving the protein MFIIRYGTLAHTAGCLPLKELTAALQTYNIDFVQLALSKAIQDIDLSPGKLSPGLASYIAEQFDKAGIRIGVLGCYINPIHPDPAVRRAEIDRFKEHLRYARLFGAPMVATETGALTTFQELDPYRYEELGWDALKATVEELAEEAEKWGVFLGLEGVSTHTLSSPAKMRRILDEVPSSSIGVVFDPCNLIGQEVHLQDEIVDQSFSLFGDRIILAHLKGIYEDGGRIRHGAPGAGLFHTAEFLDKLEAHKPMIDVSLEDVTSLEIQDSVNLLRSLRNS; this is encoded by the coding sequence TTGTTTATTATTCGTTACGGAACGTTAGCGCACACGGCCGGCTGCCTGCCGCTGAAGGAATTGACTGCCGCTCTTCAGACCTACAATATTGATTTCGTACAGCTCGCTCTGTCCAAGGCCATACAGGATATCGACCTCTCCCCGGGCAAGCTGAGTCCCGGACTCGCTTCCTATATCGCCGAGCAATTCGACAAGGCCGGCATCCGCATCGGCGTGCTTGGCTGCTACATCAATCCGATTCACCCCGATCCTGCGGTCCGCCGGGCGGAGATTGACCGCTTCAAGGAGCATCTGCGCTATGCCCGCCTGTTCGGTGCCCCTATGGTCGCCACGGAGACGGGAGCACTCACGACCTTCCAGGAGCTCGACCCTTACCGCTATGAGGAGCTAGGCTGGGATGCCCTTAAGGCAACGGTCGAGGAACTGGCGGAGGAAGCGGAGAAGTGGGGCGTATTCTTAGGACTTGAAGGCGTCAGCACCCATACCCTGTCCTCTCCTGCCAAAATGCGGCGAATCCTCGATGAGGTGCCCTCCAGCTCCATCGGTGTCGTATTCGATCCGTGCAACCTGATCGGTCAAGAGGTTCATCTTCAGGATGAGATCGTCGACCAATCCTTCAGCCTGTTCGGCGACCGGATCATCCTCGCCCATCTCAAAGGAATCTATGAGGACGGCGGACGCATTCGTCACGGCGCTCCCGGAGCCGGGCTGTTCCACACCGCTGAGTTCCTGGACAAGCTTGAGGCGCATAAGCCGATGATCGATGTCTCGCTCGAGGATGTCACTAGCCTGGAGATCCAAGACTCCGTGAACCTGCTGCGCAGCCTGCGCAATTCCTGA
- a CDS encoding acetylxylan esterase — protein sequence MNAIEARKQELEKCRPEPTLDRETIDEFWNDLLAEDEEQPLEVTLTPEETPYPGMKVSKVSYMSYGETTINAWYIQSAVDTEDTGDRPCIVTFPGYTGDRGYPERYAHFLLLGYTVLAVDVRGQLGETGNLLPQEHGIVRGWITQGLLEKEQSYYLALAIDTVRAIETAAQLPGVDPARIAINGASQGGGIALLAGALSRRVAAVAADIPNLCRLDFGVLNSTSSLTEIADYLKRYPEHLERVLGNLAFFDIVNLAHRFTVPVQMSVGWKDTVCMPETIYAAYNRIESPKEIKDYPFSGHEVSEFQRRQTALFFQEHLGS from the coding sequence ATGAATGCAATAGAAGCACGTAAGCAAGAGCTGGAGAAGTGCCGTCCGGAGCCTACTCTGGACCGGGAGACGATTGATGAATTTTGGAATGATCTGCTCGCAGAAGATGAGGAGCAGCCGCTGGAGGTGACCCTCACCCCTGAAGAGACCCCGTATCCGGGTATGAAGGTGAGTAAGGTTAGCTACATGAGCTATGGGGAGACTACGATCAATGCCTGGTATATCCAGTCTGCTGTTGATACAGAGGACACGGGAGACCGGCCGTGTATTGTGACCTTTCCAGGGTACACCGGAGACCGGGGATATCCCGAACGTTACGCACATTTCTTGCTGCTTGGATACACTGTCCTGGCTGTAGATGTACGCGGACAGCTTGGCGAGACCGGTAATCTGCTGCCGCAGGAGCACGGGATTGTCAGAGGCTGGATTACCCAGGGGCTGCTGGAGAAGGAGCAATCCTATTATCTGGCGTTAGCTATCGATACGGTCCGGGCTATCGAGACGGCAGCGCAGCTGCCCGGGGTTGATCCGGCACGTATTGCAATTAATGGAGCCAGCCAGGGCGGAGGTATCGCGCTCTTGGCAGGGGCGCTCAGCCGCCGCGTGGCTGCGGTAGCCGCAGACATTCCTAACTTGTGCCGGCTGGATTTCGGAGTGCTGAATTCCACCAGCTCACTCACTGAGATTGCGGATTACCTGAAGCGCTATCCCGAGCACCTTGAGCGTGTGCTGGGAAATCTGGCCTTTTTCGACATCGTTAATTTGGCGCACCGTTTCACCGTCCCTGTTCAGATGTCCGTAGGCTGGAAGGATACAGTATGTATGCCGGAGACGATCTATGCCGCTTATAACCGGATAGAGTCGCCTAAGGAGATTAAGGATTATCCGTTCTCCGGGCATGAGGTGAGCGAATTCCAGCGCAGACAGACGGCACTGTTCTTCCAGGAACATCTGGGCTCCTGA
- a CDS encoding YkvA family protein, translating to MDNQTGKLPAGVLVESFEYDKKNEELVKKSFWSKTRKAAGKIPFTREAIAMYYCAMDAKTPLWAKGIAFGALAYFISPIDAIPDALIGLGFTDDAAVMAAGIRAIAGQVKEEHKQKAEEFFED from the coding sequence ATGGATAATCAGACAGGTAAGCTGCCGGCAGGAGTATTGGTGGAGAGCTTTGAGTATGACAAGAAGAATGAGGAGCTTGTGAAAAAGAGCTTCTGGAGCAAAACCCGGAAAGCCGCCGGTAAAATCCCCTTCACCAGAGAAGCGATAGCCATGTACTACTGTGCTATGGATGCCAAAACACCGTTATGGGCGAAAGGGATTGCCTTTGGCGCGCTGGCTTATTTCATTTCCCCGATCGATGCCATTCCCGATGCGCTAATCGGCCTGGGCTTCACAGACGATGCTGCTGTCATGGCTGCGGGCATCCGGGCCATTGCCGGACAGGTCAAGGAGGAGCATAAACAGAAGGCGGAGGAGTTCTTCGAGGATTAA
- a CDS encoding helix-turn-helix domain-containing protein yields the protein MRDRKGGFGTCPDGNAFACPVEFTLDVIGGKWKGVLLYHMMDSTVRFNEFRRICPGITQRMLTLQLRELEEDGVVHREVYHQVPPKVEYSLTEFGRSLIPIIKLMRDWGLEYQAKQQISESPAIDTGV from the coding sequence ATGCGCGACCGTAAAGGCGGTTTCGGCACCTGCCCTGATGGCAATGCCTTTGCTTGTCCTGTAGAATTCACCCTCGATGTCATCGGCGGCAAATGGAAGGGGGTACTCTTGTACCATATGATGGATTCCACAGTCCGGTTCAATGAATTCCGCCGCATCTGCCCCGGCATCACCCAGCGCATGCTGACCCTGCAGCTCCGCGAGCTGGAGGAGGATGGCGTTGTACACCGTGAGGTCTATCATCAGGTGCCGCCGAAGGTCGAATACTCTTTGACCGAATTCGGCCGGTCTCTGATTCCGATCATCAAGCTGATGAGAGATTGGGGTCTGGAGTATCAGGCGAAGCAGCAGATCTCTGAGAGTCCGGCTATAGACACCGGAGTGTAA